A window of Candidatus Woesearchaeota archaeon contains these coding sequences:
- a CDS encoding PHP domain-containing protein, with amino-acid sequence MLKADLHIHTFEDPCHRILYTAKAMIKYKAKLGFKVLAVTNHNSIYFNNELDDYAKKLGVILFPGMEALIGGKEVLIINADQRKLKYWKSGPEFRRVYKSIYPSLGVLENFRNEGMVIGAPHPYYPGSNCLGKDLIKNIQNFDFVEHCHFYTAYFNKNKQAAIIARKFNKTLIANTDAHNWFQLGLKNYSYINSNFNKEDVLEAIRANKVHITTEPLNLRLFIYIAWLNVFDLFDKRLLSRMGVTSKYKNI; translated from the coding sequence ATGTTAAAAGCAGACTTACATATCCATACTTTTGAAGATCCCTGCCACAGAATTCTTTATACTGCTAAGGCGATGATTAAGTACAAAGCTAAACTTGGTTTTAAGGTGCTTGCTGTGACGAATCATAATTCGATTTATTTTAATAACGAACTTGATGATTATGCGAAAAAATTAGGGGTAATATTGTTTCCCGGCATGGAAGCTTTAATCGGAGGTAAAGAAGTTCTTATTATAAATGCAGACCAAAGGAAATTAAAATATTGGAAATCAGGACCTGAGTTTAGAAGAGTTTACAAGTCAATATATCCATCACTTGGCGTTCTTGAAAATTTTAGAAATGAGGGCATGGTAATAGGTGCGCCGCACCCATATTATCCAGGGAGTAACTGTTTAGGTAAAGATTTGATTAAAAATATTCAGAACTTTGATTTTGTTGAACATTGCCATTTTTATACAGCATATTTTAATAAAAATAAACAAGCTGCAATTATTGCTAGAAAATTTAATAAAACCTTGATAGCAAATACTGATGCGCATAACTGGTTTCAGTTAGGCTTGAAAAATTATTCATATATTAATTCAAATTTTAATAAGGAAGATGTATTGGAAGCGATAAGGGCAAATAAAGTGCATATAACCACTGAACCATTAAATCTCCGATTATTTATTTATATAGCTTGGCTTAATGTTTTTGATTTATTTGATAAGAGGTTATTATCGCGTATGGGGGTAACTTCTAAATACAAAAATATATAA